The following proteins are encoded in a genomic region of Rhizobium sp. ZPR4:
- a CDS encoding nucleotidyltransferase domain-containing protein: MSIFETATRATSSVLASRFPGYSYAFASGSIIRGEGRKGSDIDLVVVFDRLETAWRETFIEGDFPFEVFVHDSETLSWFFESDIARGYPVIIHMVATGQILGPDLDKGQVWKDYAASILHASPPELVGEKLNALKYQITDLLDDLRGEPAAPEACAIATQLYQPLADLMLLGRGRWSGKGKWIPRLLREVDLKLADSFDGAFKRASVGEVEALCNLTHSELDRHGGPFFAGDKRMASQQARRKSLVELG; encoded by the coding sequence ATGAGCATATTCGAAACGGCAACGCGGGCGACCAGCTCGGTTCTTGCAAGCCGCTTTCCGGGCTATTCCTATGCCTTTGCGTCAGGGTCGATCATACGAGGCGAGGGAAGAAAGGGCTCTGACATCGATCTGGTCGTGGTCTTTGATCGGCTCGAAACCGCTTGGCGCGAAACCTTTATCGAGGGCGACTTTCCATTCGAAGTGTTTGTCCATGACTCCGAGACGCTCAGCTGGTTCTTTGAGAGCGATATTGCGCGCGGCTATCCCGTCATCATTCATATGGTTGCGACAGGCCAGATCCTCGGGCCAGATCTAGACAAGGGACAGGTCTGGAAGGACTATGCCGCCAGCATTCTCCACGCCAGCCCGCCCGAGTTGGTAGGCGAGAAGCTGAATGCTTTGAAATATCAGATCACCGATCTTCTCGATGACCTGCGTGGGGAGCCGGCGGCTCCAGAGGCATGCGCGATTGCCACGCAACTTTATCAGCCTTTGGCCGACCTTATGCTGCTTGGACGAGGAAGATGGTCGGGCAAGGGCAAATGGATTCCCCGCCTGCTTCGAGAGGTGGATCTGAAACTGGCCGATAGCTTCGATGGCGCGTTCAAGCGAGCCTCGGTCGGAGAGGTTGAGGCACTGTGCAACCTGACGCATAGCGAACTGGACCGGCATGGTGGACCGTTTTTCGCAGGTGACAAGCGCATGGCATCGCAACAGGCGAGACGAAAGAGCCTTGTGGAGCTGGGTTGA
- a CDS encoding argininosuccinate synthase — translation MSKKLKKVVLAYSGGLDTSIILKWLQQTHGCEVVTFTADLGQGEELEPARRKAEQLGITDIRIEDVREEFVRDFVFPMFRANALYEGQYLLGSSIARPLIAKHLINIAREVGADAIAHGSTGKGNDQVRFELAANALDPSIKIIAPWREWAIQSRTQLIQYAEAHQIPVPKDKRGEAPFSTDANLLHTSTEGKVLEDPAEVAPSYIYQRTVDPLDAPDEPEIVIIGFEKGDAVFLNGEAMAPAALLTKLNELGGRHGIGRIDLVENRFVGMKSRGVYETPGGTILLAAHRGIESITLDRAAAHLKDEMMPRYAALIYNGFWYSPEREMLQALIDRSQTHVSGEVTLRLYKGSASVIARISPASLYSTDLVTFEESSGAYDHHDAEGFIKLNGLRLKSWAMRNARIAVS, via the coding sequence ATGTCGAAAAAGCTCAAGAAAGTCGTGCTCGCCTATTCCGGAGGCCTGGACACATCCATCATCCTGAAATGGCTGCAGCAAACCCACGGCTGCGAAGTCGTGACCTTTACTGCCGACCTTGGCCAAGGCGAGGAGCTTGAGCCCGCCCGCCGAAAAGCCGAGCAATTGGGCATCACAGATATTCGCATCGAGGATGTCCGCGAGGAATTCGTTCGGGATTTCGTCTTCCCGATGTTTCGGGCAAACGCGCTATATGAGGGGCAATATCTTCTTGGCTCCTCCATCGCCCGTCCGCTCATCGCCAAGCATCTCATCAATATCGCACGGGAAGTGGGTGCCGATGCCATTGCCCACGGCTCCACGGGCAAGGGCAATGACCAGGTGCGTTTCGAACTGGCGGCCAATGCCCTCGATCCATCGATCAAGATCATCGCGCCATGGCGCGAGTGGGCAATCCAATCTCGCACTCAGCTGATCCAATACGCCGAAGCGCATCAAATTCCCGTGCCGAAGGATAAGCGTGGCGAGGCCCCCTTTTCGACCGATGCAAATCTCCTACACACATCCACCGAGGGTAAGGTCCTGGAAGACCCCGCCGAAGTCGCACCATCCTATATCTATCAACGCACCGTCGATCCGCTGGACGCACCCGACGAGCCGGAGATCGTCATCATCGGCTTTGAAAAGGGCGATGCGGTTTTCCTGAATGGCGAAGCAATGGCACCTGCGGCGCTGCTGACGAAGCTCAACGAATTGGGCGGCAGGCATGGGATCGGGAGGATCGACCTTGTCGAAAACCGCTTCGTCGGGATGAAATCGCGCGGCGTTTACGAAACTCCCGGCGGCACGATCCTGCTCGCCGCTCATCGCGGGATCGAATCCATCACGCTCGACCGCGCCGCGGCACATTTAAAGGATGAGATGATGCCGCGCTACGCTGCGCTCATCTATAACGGATTTTGGTACTCGCCCGAGCGGGAAATGCTGCAGGCACTGATCGATCGGAGTCAAACGCATGTCAGCGGCGAAGTAACGCTGAGGCTCTACAAGGGTTCGGCCAGTGTGATCGCCCGCATCTCGCCTGCCTCGCTCTACTCGACCGATCTCGTTACCTTCGAGGAAAGCTCAGGAGCATACGATCACCACGACGCCGAGGGCTTCATCAAACTCAATGGCCTGCGCTTGAAGAGCTGGGCAATGCGAAACGCCAGAATAGCCGTATCATGA
- the mntR gene encoding manganese-binding transcriptional regulator MntR, which produces MTKLPAAPESRLSSTEIETHAEAFQKSRNDRRTELMEDYIELIADLIEHAGEARQTDIAQRLGVTQPTVAKMLKRLAEENLITQRPYRGVFLTGEGQRLAVATRRRHEIVEAVLCRLGVDPDTARNDAEGIEHHVSEKTLEAFERFLRT; this is translated from the coding sequence TTGACGAAATTGCCTGCCGCCCCGGAAAGCCGTCTTTCTTCAACCGAGATCGAGACACATGCCGAGGCATTCCAGAAAAGCCGCAACGACCGACGTACGGAATTGATGGAAGACTACATCGAACTCATCGCCGATCTGATAGAACATGCCGGCGAAGCGCGCCAGACCGACATTGCCCAAAGACTGGGAGTAACGCAGCCGACGGTTGCAAAAATGCTCAAGCGGCTCGCGGAGGAAAACCTGATCACGCAGCGCCCCTATCGCGGCGTCTTTCTGACCGGCGAAGGCCAGCGCCTTGCCGTGGCAACTCGCCGGCGCCATGAAATCGTGGAGGCGGTTCTCTGCCGTCTCGGCGTCGATCCAGACACCGCAAGGAATGATGCCGAGGGTATCGAACACCATGTCAGCGAAAAGACCCTCGAAGCTTTTGAGCGTTTTTTGAGGACATGA
- a CDS encoding sensor domain-containing diguanylate cyclase, with the protein MMNAQDFSSTIFDLAPVAMWLEDFSGVKEQFELWRAEGVTDLRSYLLADVQRVAACSQKIKLLAVNARTLELFEAPSFEALVGNLSRVFRDEMLQSHVNELVTLWEGKTEFSGTAINYSLGGKRLDIQLRGVILPGHETSWSRLLLTTEDVTAREEARRQEERQRRYAEGMFEHSPVSLWVEDFSRIKILLDEIRHRGIIDFQVFLDVHPEFVQQCMSEISVLDVNQATLDLFCAPDRQTLHQRIGDVFRDDMEKHFRGQLVELWNGRLFHQREVLNYALDGSERHVLLQFSVFPGYENDWSLVQVALTDITARKKAEAYLEYLGKHDVLTRLYNRAFYMEELNRLERKSLRPVSAIILDLNGLKEANDESGHDAGDALLRRMGEVLNSVVSLPNHAARIGGDEFAILMPGADEITATAMVETINELLKINNQFYSSAPLSVSIGVATSLPGETMEAMIKRADLGMYEQKKAHYAAAAIMGPHQAKHGA; encoded by the coding sequence ATGATGAACGCCCAGGACTTCAGCAGCACCATCTTCGATCTTGCCCCCGTCGCCATGTGGCTGGAGGATTTCAGCGGCGTTAAGGAGCAATTCGAACTCTGGCGCGCTGAAGGCGTAACGGACCTGCGTTCCTATCTGCTCGCCGACGTGCAGCGCGTCGCGGCCTGCTCGCAAAAGATCAAGCTTCTTGCCGTCAATGCCAGGACGCTGGAGCTTTTTGAGGCGCCGTCCTTCGAGGCGCTTGTCGGAAATCTCTCACGGGTCTTCCGGGACGAGATGCTGCAAAGCCATGTGAATGAGCTTGTGACGCTTTGGGAAGGCAAGACCGAGTTTTCAGGCACGGCCATCAACTACTCGCTCGGCGGCAAGAGGCTCGACATCCAGCTTCGCGGCGTCATCCTGCCAGGTCATGAGACCTCCTGGAGCAGGTTGCTGCTGACGACAGAAGACGTGACGGCCCGCGAGGAGGCGAGACGGCAGGAAGAGCGGCAACGCCGCTATGCGGAAGGGATGTTCGAGCATTCGCCCGTCTCCTTGTGGGTCGAGGATTTCAGCCGCATCAAGATCCTGCTCGATGAGATCCGCCACCGCGGCATCATCGACTTTCAGGTGTTTCTCGACGTGCATCCGGAATTCGTTCAGCAATGCATGAGCGAAATCAGCGTGCTCGACGTCAATCAGGCAACACTCGATCTCTTCTGCGCACCGGATCGCCAGACCCTGCATCAGCGGATCGGTGACGTGTTCCGCGATGACATGGAGAAGCATTTTCGCGGGCAATTGGTGGAATTGTGGAACGGCCGCCTCTTCCATCAGCGCGAAGTGCTGAACTATGCACTCGACGGATCGGAGCGCCACGTCCTCCTGCAGTTTTCAGTCTTTCCCGGTTATGAAAACGACTGGTCGCTGGTGCAGGTGGCGCTGACCGATATTACCGCGCGCAAGAAGGCGGAAGCCTATCTCGAATATCTCGGCAAGCACGATGTGCTGACCAGGCTTTACAACCGCGCCTTCTACATGGAGGAGCTCAACAGGCTGGAGCGCAAATCGCTTCGGCCGGTATCGGCCATCATTCTCGATCTCAACGGCCTGAAGGAGGCCAATGACGAAAGCGGCCATGACGCCGGCGACGCGCTGTTGCGCCGTATGGGCGAGGTGCTGAACAGCGTCGTCTCCCTGCCGAACCATGCCGCTCGCATCGGCGGCGACGAATTTGCCATTCTCATGCCGGGCGCGGATGAAATCACGGCCACCGCGATGGTCGAGACGATCAACGAACTGCTGAAGATCAACAATCAGTTCTATTCCAGCGCGCCGCTCAGCGTCTCCATCGGCGTTGCTACGAGCCTGCCCGGGGAAACCATGGAAGCCATGATCAAGCGCGCTGATCTCGGCATGTACGAGCAGAAAAAGGCTCATTACGCCGCGGCTGCCATCATGGGCCCGCACCAGGCAAAGCACGGCGCCTGA
- a CDS encoding LLM class flavin-dependent oxidoreductase: MKTHPLKGPNRLKLGVFSTNADGGLAITDVPERWAAGWQDNLTAAQIADRAGLEFFLPIARWRGFGGKNRVREWSFETFTWAAALSAATDRIGLFMTVHVPLVHPLYAAKSLATVDHISQGRAGLNIVCGWNPKEFGMFGVPLVEKGYDQAAEWLEIVERLYASDEPIDYVGSYYNLKEAVSRPASLQAPRPVTMNAAFGGPGRDFAAAHCDYLFTTFTEIDGAGKHVADIARRAEGAGRQVGVYTVCHVVCRETQAEAEDYYTRYAVTMADHAAVDQHMAGKKEFSQSHDRDAYDRYRQRFAGGAGSYPLVGTPQRIAEEMIAIAEQGYAGIALSFVNYTQELPYFCDRVLPILKKAGLRVE; encoded by the coding sequence ATGAAGACGCATCCGCTGAAGGGGCCGAACCGGCTGAAGCTCGGTGTTTTCTCGACCAATGCGGATGGCGGCCTTGCCATTACCGATGTGCCGGAGCGCTGGGCGGCAGGCTGGCAGGATAATCTGACCGCGGCACAAATCGCTGACCGGGCGGGGCTCGAATTCTTTCTGCCGATTGCGCGCTGGCGCGGTTTCGGCGGCAAGAACCGCGTGCGCGAATGGTCGTTCGAGACCTTCACCTGGGCGGCCGCGCTTTCCGCCGCGACCGATCGCATCGGACTGTTCATGACCGTGCATGTGCCGCTCGTCCATCCGCTATATGCCGCCAAGTCGCTCGCAACGGTCGACCATATCAGTCAGGGGCGGGCAGGACTGAACATCGTCTGCGGCTGGAATCCAAAGGAATTCGGCATGTTCGGTGTACCGTTGGTCGAAAAGGGCTACGACCAGGCAGCCGAATGGCTCGAAATCGTCGAGAGGCTCTATGCGTCCGATGAGCCGATCGACTATGTGGGCAGCTACTATAATCTGAAAGAAGCCGTCAGCCGTCCCGCAAGCCTGCAGGCACCACGGCCGGTAACGATGAATGCGGCTTTCGGCGGCCCCGGCCGAGACTTCGCCGCCGCGCATTGCGATTATCTCTTCACCACCTTTACCGAAATCGATGGAGCCGGAAAACACGTGGCCGACATCGCCAGGCGGGCGGAAGGCGCGGGCAGGCAGGTCGGCGTCTACACGGTTTGTCATGTCGTGTGCCGCGAGACCCAGGCCGAGGCGGAGGATTATTATACCCGCTATGCCGTCACCATGGCCGATCACGCCGCTGTCGATCAGCACATGGCTGGCAAGAAGGAGTTCTCGCAATCCCATGATCGTGACGCCTATGACCGCTACCGCCAGCGTTTTGCCGGTGGAGCAGGCAGCTATCCGCTGGTTGGCACGCCGCAGCGCATCGCCGAAGAGATGATCGCCATCGCCGAGCAAGGCTATGCCGGCATCGCCCTGTCCTTCGTCAACTATACGCAGGAACTGCCCTATTTCTGCGATCGGGTGCTTCCGATTCTGAAGAAGGCTGGGCTCCGGGTGGAGTGA
- a CDS encoding LysR family transcriptional regulator, producing the protein MNMRRRLIPDIVNLQAFECAARHQNFSRAAEELNLTQSAVSRQISDLEQQTGLKLFERVRQRVVLSEAGLRLLPEVKDLLLRSERLMIGAVAAGQMKLSLKVATLPTFGTRWLVPRLGRFLDEHRDVAVTVESRSKPFNFDEDNFDLAIHYGLPAWAGAVSTFLCNETVLPVASRVLAGRLSLVLPEELSGAPLLHLTTRPKLWAQWFDLQELPTENAYPGARFDQFSMIIAAAIAGLGVALLPTYLIEDELKAGTLLPLFDLPMPTENSYYVVMPEKKQTNETATLFQHWLLSEVTPQSQGMTPR; encoded by the coding sequence ATGAATATGCGCCGACGCCTCATCCCTGACATCGTCAATCTGCAGGCGTTCGAATGCGCCGCGCGCCATCAGAATTTTTCGCGCGCGGCCGAAGAGCTAAACCTCACGCAAAGCGCCGTCAGTCGGCAGATCAGCGATCTCGAGCAGCAGACGGGCTTGAAATTGTTCGAGCGCGTCCGTCAGCGTGTCGTGCTGTCGGAGGCCGGACTTCGGCTGTTGCCGGAGGTCAAGGACCTGCTCTTACGCTCGGAGCGGTTGATGATTGGCGCCGTCGCCGCCGGCCAGATGAAACTATCATTGAAGGTCGCGACGTTGCCGACCTTCGGTACGCGCTGGCTGGTGCCCCGCCTCGGCCGTTTCCTGGACGAGCATCGCGACGTTGCCGTCACGGTGGAATCACGCTCCAAGCCCTTCAATTTTGATGAGGATAATTTCGATCTCGCCATTCACTATGGCCTGCCGGCCTGGGCCGGGGCGGTTTCCACCTTTCTTTGCAACGAAACCGTATTGCCTGTCGCCAGTCGGGTGCTTGCCGGGCGACTGAGCCTCGTATTGCCGGAGGAGCTCTCGGGAGCGCCGCTGCTGCATCTGACGACTCGCCCGAAGCTCTGGGCGCAATGGTTCGATCTGCAGGAGCTGCCGACGGAGAATGCCTATCCTGGCGCACGCTTCGACCAGTTCTCCATGATTATCGCAGCAGCCATCGCCGGGCTCGGCGTGGCGCTTCTGCCGACCTATCTGATCGAGGATGAGCTCAAGGCCGGCACGCTGCTGCCGCTGTTTGATCTGCCGATGCCGACCGAGAACAGCTACTACGTCGTCATGCCGGAAAAGAAGCAGACGAACGAGACGGCGACATTATTTCAGCATTGGTTGCTGAGCGAGGTCACGCCGCAATCGCAGGGGATGACGCCGCGCTGA
- a CDS encoding AAA family ATPase, protein MPNYVLLPEAAALLAGAKRVLVIGCSGGGKTTYSQKIAATFDLEFQSLDRDVRWLPGWKERERDEQRSIIVELARRERWVMDGSGASALDLRLPRTDLILWVRVPRHVALFGLAKRVSRHYGTVRPAMAEGCPEPLPDRAFLSYIWNFERKYAPLFVRSIDLHGPQVPVALLNSHGEMNRLLRLAGNGR, encoded by the coding sequence TTGCCAAACTACGTTCTGCTACCTGAGGCTGCCGCGTTGCTTGCTGGCGCGAAAAGGGTACTTGTCATCGGCTGCTCCGGTGGCGGTAAGACGACCTATTCACAGAAGATCGCGGCTACATTCGATTTGGAGTTTCAATCGCTCGATCGAGATGTCCGATGGCTACCGGGTTGGAAAGAGCGCGAAAGGGATGAGCAGCGGTCGATTATCGTCGAGTTGGCGCGACGGGAGAGGTGGGTCATGGATGGCAGCGGTGCATCCGCTTTGGATCTAAGATTGCCGCGTACCGATCTCATCCTTTGGGTTCGAGTGCCGAGACATGTCGCATTATTTGGTCTGGCTAAGCGGGTTTCACGGCACTATGGAACAGTTCGACCTGCGATGGCCGAAGGTTGTCCTGAACCGCTGCCAGACAGGGCTTTCTTATCCTATATCTGGAATTTCGAGAGAAAATACGCGCCTCTGTTCGTTCGAAGTATCGACCTGCATGGACCACAAGTACCTGTCGCCCTTTTGAATTCGCACGGTGAGATGAACCGGCTGCTACGGCTTGCAGGCAACGGCAGATGA
- a CDS encoding mechanosensitive ion channel domain-containing protein, producing MEDQTTNIVVATRTALDQASALAVQYGFSLLGAIILLIGGWLLAGVISRSAYRVISRIRGIDETLASFFQNVLHYSLLILVFITVLGQFGVQTASIIAALGAAGLAVGLALQGTLQNIAAGIMLLILRPFRVGEYIETANVKGYIKEIGLFATEMKTADGLYLMAPNSTLWNTPIINHSREPDRRQQLSVALGEKVDIDLARKTILDILKADQRIKTVPAPKVFLDELAVDQAVLNIEYWAVTSSWSDVRHDVVLKLKAKLAEPDITIKSPSEAIGAAD from the coding sequence ATGGAAGATCAAACGACCAATATCGTCGTCGCCACCCGGACTGCACTCGACCAGGCCTCGGCGCTCGCGGTTCAATATGGCTTCTCGCTTCTCGGCGCGATCATTCTCCTGATCGGCGGCTGGCTTCTTGCGGGTGTTATCAGCCGCTCGGCCTACCGCGTCATCTCGCGCATTCGCGGCATAGACGAAACGCTCGCAAGTTTCTTCCAGAACGTCCTGCACTACAGCTTGCTGATCCTCGTCTTCATCACCGTGCTTGGTCAATTCGGTGTTCAAACAGCCTCCATCATCGCTGCTCTCGGTGCTGCCGGCCTGGCGGTCGGCCTGGCCCTGCAAGGTACGCTTCAAAACATCGCCGCCGGCATCATGCTGCTGATCCTGCGGCCATTCCGGGTCGGCGAATATATCGAGACGGCGAATGTCAAAGGCTACATCAAGGAGATAGGGCTCTTTGCCACGGAGATGAAAACGGCGGACGGCCTCTATCTGATGGCGCCGAATTCGACGCTCTGGAATACGCCTATCATCAACCACAGCCGCGAACCGGATCGCCGCCAGCAATTGTCCGTCGCCTTGGGTGAAAAGGTCGACATCGATCTCGCCCGCAAAACAATCCTCGACATCTTGAAAGCGGATCAGCGCATCAAGACCGTGCCCGCGCCTAAGGTTTTTCTCGACGAATTGGCCGTCGACCAAGCCGTGCTCAACATCGAATATTGGGCGGTCACCTCATCCTGGTCGGATGTCCGGCACGATGTCGTGTTGAAGCTGAAGGCCAAGCTTGCCGAGCCCGACATAACGATCAAATCGCCTTCGGAAGCGATAGGAGCAGCCGACTGA
- a CDS encoding nucleotidyltransferase family protein, with amino-acid sequence MVVSKRMGAMRMSEQAELEDIVFKSPLLMPLLKRWDEIALPDCWLVAGAIAQTVWNHAFGLPSSHGINDLDIVYFDADDLSEQAEADHATRVREMFSDLPVWIDVKNEARVHCWYEAKFGYPIPPYKSTLDAITTFPTTATAVGLRPNGEGLECCAPFGLSDLLNGIVRPNKKQITQAIYEQKVHRWTAVWPRLTVMDWDG; translated from the coding sequence ATGGTCGTTTCCAAGAGGATGGGGGCAATGAGGATGAGCGAACAAGCGGAATTGGAGGATATCGTCTTCAAGAGCCCTTTGCTCATGCCGCTTCTCAAACGCTGGGATGAGATTGCGCTGCCAGATTGCTGGCTGGTGGCAGGAGCCATTGCCCAAACCGTTTGGAACCACGCCTTCGGATTGCCTTCGTCTCACGGGATCAATGACCTCGATATCGTTTATTTCGACGCCGATGATTTGTCTGAACAAGCGGAGGCCGACCATGCAACTCGGGTCCGAGAGATGTTTTCCGATTTACCGGTCTGGATCGATGTGAAGAACGAAGCCCGTGTGCACTGCTGGTACGAGGCGAAGTTCGGATACCCGATCCCGCCTTACAAATCGACCCTGGATGCCATCACCACTTTCCCGACCACGGCAACCGCCGTGGGCTTGCGTCCCAATGGCGAGGGCCTGGAATGCTGCGCCCCATTCGGTCTTTCCGATCTGCTGAATGGTATCGTGCGCCCCAACAAGAAGCAGATAACCCAGGCGATCTATGAGCAGAAAGTCCATCGCTGGACCGCAGTCTGGCCGAGGCTAACGGTCATGGACTGGGACGGCTGA
- a CDS encoding Lrp/AsnC family transcriptional regulator, translated as MSPTLDEIDRRILKVLQRDGRISNVDLAREVGLSPSPCLRRVRLLEDAGIIDRYVAVLDPAKVGAGLTVFARVWFKTQDAQVTLQFAEAVRRFPEVMECYLTTGECDAILRIVTADLHSYWRFQADHLTRIPSVLNVKTDVPMETLKRSFELPLAS; from the coding sequence GTGTCGCCGACTTTGGATGAGATCGACCGGCGTATCCTCAAGGTGCTGCAGCGTGATGGACGCATTTCCAATGTGGATCTCGCTAGGGAAGTGGGGTTGTCGCCATCACCCTGTCTTCGCCGCGTGCGATTGCTGGAAGATGCAGGCATTATCGATCGCTACGTTGCCGTTCTGGATCCGGCAAAGGTGGGGGCAGGCCTCACCGTGTTTGCCCGCGTCTGGTTTAAGACACAGGATGCGCAAGTCACCCTGCAATTCGCGGAAGCGGTTAGGCGGTTTCCCGAAGTCATGGAATGTTATCTGACCACTGGCGAGTGCGACGCTATCCTGCGCATCGTCACGGCTGATCTGCACAGCTATTGGCGGTTTCAGGCCGACCATTTGACTCGCATTCCGAGCGTATTGAACGTCAAGACCGATGTGCCGATGGAAACATTGAAGCGAAGCTTCGAGTTACCTCTGGCCTCTTAG
- a CDS encoding LLM class flavin-dependent oxidoreductase → MSSNCEFLWYIPNDVKPGHRGDSAVENHNSLETLTSHARALEDHGWKGALIGTGWGRPDTFTVAAALAARTTTFEPLIAIRPGYWRPAHFASAAATLDQLSGGRVRVNIVSGKDNLAAYGDSEGDQAHRYGRTKEFMRLTRKLWTEENVTYEGEHFRVSDSTAAPRIEPRGKRLHPRLYFGGASDAAERVSATEADVQLFWGEPLADIAERISRLKALSRDLDRDLPPLEFGLRITTLVRDTTEQAWTDAEAKVAEMAENKGIGWNDHRQSIAVGQKRLFDLAARGDVLDDNLYTAPGKFGGGGAGTTWLVGSPEDVAKSLRKYRDLGITHFVLSDTPYLPEIKRQGEQLLPLLRA, encoded by the coding sequence ATGAGCAGCAATTGCGAATTTCTTTGGTACATCCCCAATGATGTCAAACCGGGTCATCGCGGCGATTCCGCCGTCGAGAACCATAACAGCCTGGAAACGCTCACCAGCCATGCCAGGGCACTGGAAGATCACGGCTGGAAGGGCGCATTGATCGGTACCGGCTGGGGCCGACCCGACACCTTCACCGTCGCGGCCGCACTTGCTGCGCGCACCACCACCTTCGAGCCGCTCATCGCAATCCGCCCCGGCTACTGGCGCCCGGCGCACTTCGCCTCCGCCGCGGCTACGCTCGATCAACTGAGCGGCGGCCGCGTGCGCGTCAACATTGTTTCCGGCAAGGACAATCTTGCCGCCTATGGTGACAGCGAGGGCGATCAGGCCCATCGCTACGGCCGCACCAAGGAATTCATGCGGCTCACCCGCAAGCTCTGGACCGAAGAGAACGTCACCTATGAGGGAGAACACTTTCGCGTCAGCGACTCCACGGCAGCGCCACGCATTGAGCCTCGCGGTAAACGCCTGCACCCCCGGCTCTATTTCGGCGGCGCTTCGGATGCGGCAGAACGCGTTTCGGCCACGGAGGCCGATGTTCAGCTTTTCTGGGGCGAGCCACTCGCCGACATCGCCGAGCGGATCAGTCGGCTCAAAGCACTAAGCAGAGACCTTGATCGCGATCTGCCGCCGCTGGAGTTCGGGCTGCGCATTACGACGCTGGTGCGCGACACGACGGAGCAGGCCTGGACCGATGCCGAGGCGAAAGTCGCCGAGATGGCTGAGAATAAGGGTATCGGCTGGAACGATCACCGGCAATCGATCGCCGTGGGCCAGAAACGACTGTTCGATCTTGCCGCCCGTGGTGACGTGCTCGACGACAATCTCTATACCGCGCCGGGCAAATTTGGCGGTGGCGGCGCGGGCACCACCTGGCTCGTCGGCTCGCCAGAGGATGTCGCCAAGTCCCTGCGCAAATACCGTGATCTCGGCATCACGCATTTCGTTCTTTCGGACACGCCCTATCTCCCGGAAATCAAGCGGCAGGGTGAGCAACTGCTGCCGCTTCTACGCGCCTGA
- a CDS encoding ornithine cyclodeaminase family protein — protein sequence MKILKDEDLSPVDIMRGAINALETAFRAKAAGELVSPPRHHVSFPKRGDVVFTVGGIDGERPLAGFRAYETFAGGQHSQVVAVWRADTAEPQGIILGERLGQIRTGAIGGVAIRHLSAPTARTVGIVGSGAQARTQLIAAAAVRNISSARVFSRNSRNCAAFAEEMQLQLGIAVEPVTSAAKAVADADIVLCATSSDMPVIEASELRAGVHINTIGPKTLKGHELGLDVADMASIIATDSPEQTRAYASPFFLSGTMHEERMLDLAAIIAGHASGRTSPLDITLFCSVGLAGTEVIVAAAIFDAI from the coding sequence ATGAAGATATTGAAAGACGAGGATTTATCCCCTGTCGATATCATGCGTGGAGCAATCAATGCCTTGGAAACAGCCTTCCGGGCCAAGGCGGCGGGCGAGTTGGTATCGCCACCCCGGCATCACGTCTCCTTTCCCAAGCGTGGAGACGTCGTGTTTACGGTCGGCGGTATCGATGGCGAGCGACCGCTTGCCGGCTTTCGTGCCTACGAAACCTTTGCTGGCGGGCAGCATTCACAGGTCGTCGCCGTTTGGCGTGCTGACACTGCGGAGCCGCAGGGCATCATATTGGGCGAACGGCTCGGCCAGATCAGGACGGGGGCAATCGGAGGCGTGGCCATCCGTCACCTCAGCGCTCCGACCGCCCGCACGGTCGGCATCGTTGGCAGTGGCGCGCAGGCACGAACGCAGCTCATTGCCGCGGCCGCGGTTCGCAACATAAGCTCCGCCCGGGTCTTCAGCCGAAACTCGAGAAACTGCGCCGCCTTTGCTGAAGAGATGCAATTACAACTCGGCATTGCCGTTGAACCGGTCACGAGCGCCGCAAAAGCCGTGGCCGATGCTGATATCGTGTTATGCGCAACAAGCAGCGACATGCCGGTGATCGAAGCTTCGGAATTAAGAGCCGGCGTCCATATCAATACGATCGGCCCGAAGACGCTCAAGGGGCATGAACTCGGCCTGGATGTCGCGGACATGGCCAGCATCATCGCCACGGATTCTCCCGAGCAAACACGCGCTTATGCATCGCCATTTTTCCTTTCCGGGACCATGCACGAAGAGCGAATGCTCGATCTTGCGGCCATAATTGCCGGTCATGCCTCCGGCAGAACGTCGCCCCTCGACATCACGCTCTTCTGTTCGGTCGGCCTCGCGGGTACGGAAGTCATCGTAGCAGCCGCCATATTCGACGCGATCTGA